The proteins below come from a single Streptomyces tubercidicus genomic window:
- the tsaD gene encoding tRNA (adenosine(37)-N6)-threonylcarbamoyltransferase complex transferase subunit TsaD — protein sequence MADSRGGPLVLGIETSCDETGVGIVRGHTLLADAVASSVDEHARFGGVVPEVASRAHLEAMVPTIQRALKDAGVAASDLDGIAVTAGPGLAGALLVGVSAAKAYAYALGKPLYGVNHLASHICVDQLEHGPLPEPTMALLVSGGHSSLLLAPDITSDVRPLGSTIDDAAGEAFDKIARVLHLGFPGGPVIDRYAREGNPDAIRFPRGLTGPRDPVYDFSFSGLKTAVARWIEAKRAAGEEVPVADVSASFQEAVVDVLTRKAVRACKDNGVDHLMIGGGVAANTRLRAMAERRCEDAGITLRVPRPKLCTDNGAMVAALGAEMVARNRPTSHWDLSADSSLPVTEPHVPGEAPEDAPAPHAHSHSHSHDHDHVHEMSKHNLYS from the coding sequence ATGGCTGACTCACGCGGCGGACCGCTGGTCCTCGGCATCGAGACCTCCTGCGACGAGACCGGTGTCGGCATCGTCCGCGGCCACACGCTGCTGGCCGACGCGGTCGCCTCCAGCGTCGACGAGCACGCCCGCTTCGGCGGCGTGGTGCCCGAGGTGGCCTCCCGCGCCCACCTGGAGGCGATGGTCCCCACCATCCAGCGCGCCCTGAAGGACGCCGGGGTCGCGGCCTCCGACCTGGACGGGATCGCGGTCACCGCGGGACCCGGGCTGGCCGGTGCGCTGCTGGTCGGCGTCTCGGCCGCCAAGGCGTACGCCTACGCCCTCGGCAAGCCGCTCTACGGCGTCAACCACCTCGCCTCGCACATCTGCGTCGACCAGCTCGAACACGGCCCGCTGCCCGAGCCGACCATGGCCCTGCTGGTCTCCGGCGGCCACTCCTCGCTCCTGCTCGCCCCGGACATCACCTCCGACGTACGGCCGCTGGGCTCGACCATCGACGACGCGGCCGGTGAGGCGTTCGACAAGATCGCACGGGTGCTGCACCTCGGCTTCCCCGGCGGCCCGGTCATCGACCGCTACGCCCGCGAGGGCAACCCCGACGCGATCCGCTTCCCGCGCGGCCTGACCGGCCCCCGCGACCCGGTCTACGACTTCTCCTTCTCCGGCCTGAAGACGGCCGTCGCCCGCTGGATCGAGGCCAAGCGGGCGGCCGGCGAGGAGGTTCCGGTGGCGGATGTCTCGGCGTCCTTCCAGGAAGCCGTGGTGGATGTGCTGACCCGTAAGGCCGTCCGGGCCTGCAAGGACAACGGCGTGGACCACCTGATGATCGGCGGCGGGGTCGCGGCCAACACCCGGCTGCGGGCGATGGCCGAGCGCCGCTGCGAGGACGCCGGCATCACCCTGCGGGTGCCGCGGCCCAAGCTGTGCACCGACAACGGCGCGATGGTCGCGGCCCTGGGTGCGGAGATGGTGGCCCGCAACCGGCCGACCTCCCACTGGGACCTCTCCGCGGACTCATCCCTGCCGGTCACCGAGCCGCATGTACCCGGCGAGGCCCCCGAGGACGCCCCAGCCCCGCACGCGCACTCCCATTCCCACTCCCACGACCATGACCACGTCCACGAGATGAGCAAGCACAACCTCTACTCCTGA
- a CDS encoding class I SAM-dependent methyltransferase, with translation MNDLDVFDRLLAPEGQTLLAELRHHDPSAELAAATRLRRDHPADLVSAALGQAQLRQRAVAKFGADAWRMYFTPNGVEQSTRAAVAAHRAARLAALGVRTLADLCCGIGGDAIALARAGIRVLAVDRDPLACAAARANAEALGLAELIEVRCADVTEVDTAGYDAVFVDPARRKKTRGGRIFDPEAYSPPLSWAVEAARKAPVAALKIAPGVPHDALPEDAETEWISDGGDVKEAVVWFGAAGDGADRITPGGRRATLLPAGDSLLGAGLPDPEPGPVGDWLYEPDGAVIRAHLVADVARQVDGRLIDPTIAYITADRLTGTPYATAYAITDVLPFHVKKLKALLRERGVGIAVIKKRGSAVEPEELRKKLKLGGGRKSCTIFLTRVAGAPAMLLGQPATDPASDPATDPVTPGP, from the coding sequence GTGAATGACCTGGACGTCTTCGACCGCCTCCTCGCCCCCGAGGGCCAAACCCTGCTGGCCGAGCTGCGGCACCACGACCCGTCGGCTGAGCTGGCGGCAGCCACCCGGCTACGGCGGGACCACCCCGCCGACCTCGTCTCCGCCGCGCTCGGGCAGGCGCAGCTACGACAGCGGGCCGTGGCGAAGTTCGGGGCGGACGCGTGGCGGATGTACTTCACGCCGAACGGGGTCGAGCAGTCCACCCGCGCCGCGGTCGCCGCGCACCGCGCGGCCCGGCTCGCGGCGCTGGGCGTGCGGACGCTGGCGGATCTGTGCTGCGGCATCGGCGGGGACGCGATCGCCCTGGCGCGTGCCGGGATCCGGGTGCTGGCCGTCGACCGTGACCCGCTGGCCTGTGCGGCGGCGCGGGCCAATGCGGAGGCGCTGGGGCTGGCGGAGCTGATCGAGGTGCGTTGTGCGGATGTGACGGAGGTGGACACCGCCGGGTATGACGCGGTGTTCGTCGATCCGGCGCGGCGCAAGAAGACCAGGGGCGGCCGGATCTTCGACCCCGAGGCGTACTCGCCGCCGCTGTCCTGGGCCGTCGAGGCGGCCCGTAAGGCGCCCGTCGCGGCGCTGAAGATCGCGCCGGGGGTGCCGCACGACGCGCTGCCCGAGGACGCCGAGACGGAGTGGATCTCGGACGGGGGCGACGTCAAGGAGGCCGTGGTGTGGTTCGGCGCGGCAGGGGACGGGGCGGACCGCATCACGCCCGGCGGTCGCCGGGCCACGCTGCTGCCGGCCGGGGACTCGCTGCTGGGCGCGGGGCTACCGGACCCCGAGCCGGGCCCGGTCGGCGACTGGCTGTACGAGCCGGACGGGGCGGTGATCCGGGCGCACCTCGTCGCGGATGTGGCCCGGCAGGTCGACGGGCGGCTGATCGACCCGACGATCGCCTACATCACGGCGGACCGGTTGACCGGGACCCCGTACGCGACCGCGTATGCGATCACCGATGTGCTGCCGTTCCACGTCAAGAAGCTCAAGGCGCTGCTGCGGGAGCGTGGGGTCGGGATCGCGGTGATCAAGAAGCGGGGCTCCGCGGTGGAGCCCGAGGAGCTGCGCAAGAAGCTGAAGCTCGGCGGCGGCCGGAAGTCCTGCACGATCTTTCTGACCCGGGTCGCGGGGGCACCCGCCATGCTGCTGGGACAACCGGCCACGGATCCGGCCTCGGACCCGGCCACGGACCCGGTCACGCCAGGTCCGTGA
- a CDS encoding FtsW/RodA/SpoVE family cell cycle protein, translated as MTFAALAQAPDRRRTEAWLLALVFLIAVFGYTYTGLSMTGRFPVGLALFAAGMLFMTLVPHLVLRRYAPRADPLILPLATLLTGIGLVLLHRLDLTYAQTPRLKTAQAATGQLVWTVIGVTVCIAILLLLRDHRILQRYIYLTMVIALVLLMAPAFFGADMYGAKRWILLGPLSLQPGEFVKIMISVFFAGYLTVNRDALALAGRRFLGAQLPPGRQLAPIFTIWAISLLVLIFERDLGTSLIFFGVFVIMLYIATDRTSWVVCGLLMAAVGAAVVGSLEPHVHGRVTAWLDPMRAFTKEGRAEQMSDQLAQALLSFGSGGISGTGLGQGHPEQIGFAGNSDFILTTVGEELGLAGVMAVLMLYVLLAQRGLRVGLSARDPFGKLLAAGLAGALLLQVFVVSGGVTGLIPLTGKALPFLAKGGSSLVANWVMVALLLRISDRAQRRREPV; from the coding sequence ATGACGTTCGCCGCGCTCGCCCAGGCACCGGACCGGCGGAGAACCGAGGCCTGGCTGCTCGCCCTTGTCTTCCTGATCGCGGTCTTCGGCTACACCTACACCGGTCTGTCGATGACCGGCCGGTTCCCCGTAGGGCTGGCCCTCTTCGCCGCCGGCATGCTGTTCATGACGCTGGTCCCGCATCTGGTCCTGCGCCGCTACGCACCCCGCGCCGATCCGCTGATCCTGCCGCTGGCGACCCTGCTGACCGGGATCGGCCTGGTGCTGCTGCACCGCCTCGACCTCACCTACGCCCAGACGCCCCGGCTGAAGACCGCCCAGGCGGCCACCGGCCAGCTGGTGTGGACGGTGATCGGGGTGACGGTCTGCATCGCCATCCTGCTGTTGCTGCGCGATCACCGCATTCTGCAGCGCTACATCTATCTGACGATGGTGATCGCGCTGGTGCTACTGATGGCACCGGCCTTCTTCGGCGCCGATATGTACGGCGCCAAGCGCTGGATTCTGCTGGGACCGCTGTCGCTGCAGCCCGGCGAGTTCGTGAAGATCATGATCTCGGTGTTCTTCGCGGGCTATCTCACCGTCAACCGCGACGCCCTGGCACTGGCCGGCCGCCGCTTCCTGGGCGCCCAGCTCCCCCCGGGCCGGCAGCTCGCGCCCATCTTCACCATCTGGGCCATCAGCCTGCTGGTGCTGATCTTCGAACGGGACCTGGGCACCTCGCTGATCTTCTTCGGCGTCTTCGTGATCATGCTCTATATCGCCACCGACCGCACCAGCTGGGTGGTGTGCGGCCTGCTGATGGCCGCCGTCGGCGCGGCCGTGGTCGGCTCCCTCGAACCCCATGTCCACGGCCGGGTCACCGCCTGGCTGGACCCGATGCGGGCCTTCACCAAGGAGGGCCGGGCGGAGCAGATGTCCGACCAGCTCGCCCAGGCCCTGCTCAGCTTCGGCAGCGGCGGCATCAGCGGCACGGGCCTGGGCCAGGGCCACCCCGAACAGATCGGCTTCGCCGGCAACAGCGACTTCATCCTCACCACCGTCGGCGAAGAGCTGGGCCTGGCCGGCGTGATGGCCGTCCTCATGCTGTACGTACTGCTGGCGCAGCGCGGGCTCCGGGTGGGGCTCAGCGCCCGTGACCCCTTCGGCAAGCTCCTCGCGGCGGGCCTCGCGGGGGCGCTGCTGCTTCAGGTCTTTGTCGTCTCGGGTGGCGTCACCGGCCTCATCCCGCTGACCGGCAAGGCCCTCCCCTTCCTCGCCAAGGGGGGTTCGTCGCTGGTGGCGAACTGGGTGATGGTCGCGCTCTTGCTCCGCATCAGCGACCGCGCGCAGCGGCGGCGCGAGCCGGTGTAG
- the groES gene encoding co-chaperone GroES, whose product MTTTSSKVAIKPLEDRIVVQPLDAEQTTASGLVIPDTAKEKPQEGVVLAVGPGRVEDGKRIELDVKVGDVVLYSKYGGTEVKYNNEDYLVLSARDVLAIVEK is encoded by the coding sequence GTGACGACCACCAGCTCCAAGGTTGCCATCAAGCCGCTTGAGGACCGCATTGTGGTCCAGCCGCTCGACGCCGAGCAGACCACGGCCTCTGGCCTGGTCATTCCGGACACCGCCAAGGAGAAGCCCCAGGAGGGCGTTGTCCTGGCCGTGGGCCCGGGTCGTGTCGAGGACGGCAAGCGCATCGAGCTCGACGTGAAGGTCGGCGATGTCGTGCTCTACAGCAAGTACGGCGGCACCGAGGTGAAGTACAACAACGAGGACTACCTCGTGCTGTCGGCTCGCGACGTGCTCGCGATCGTCGAGAAGTAA
- the groL gene encoding chaperonin GroEL (60 kDa chaperone family; promotes refolding of misfolded polypeptides especially under stressful conditions; forms two stacked rings of heptamers to form a barrel-shaped 14mer; ends can be capped by GroES; misfolded proteins enter the barrel where they are refolded when GroES binds): MAKILKFDEDARRALERGVNKLADTVKVTIGPKGRNVVIDKKFGAPTITNDGVTIAREVEVDDPYENLGAQLVKEVATKTNDIAGDGTTTATVLAQALVREGLRNVAAGASPAALKKGIDAAVKAVSEELLATARPIDDKSDIAAVAGLSAQDKQVGELIAEAMDKVGKDGVITVEESNTFGLELDFTEGMAFDKGYLSPYMVTDQERMEAVLEDPYILIHQGKISSIQDLLPLLEKVIQAGASKPLLIIAEDVEGEALSTLVVNKIRGTFNAVAVKAPGFGDRRKAMLGDMATLTGATVIAEEVGLKLDQAGLDVLGTARRVTVTKDDTTIVDGGGKSEDVTGRVAQIKAEIESTDSDWDREKLQERLAKLAGGVCVIRVGAATEVELKEKKHRLEDAISATRAAVEEGIVSGGGSALVHAGKVLEGSLGKEGDEATGVAVVRRAVVEPLRWIAENAGLEGYVITAKVAEQDKGNGFNAATGEYGDLVKAGVIDPVKVTRSALENAASIASLLLTTETLVVEKPAEEEPEAGHGHGHAH, from the coding sequence ATGGCGAAGATCCTGAAGTTCGACGAGGACGCCCGTCGCGCCCTTGAGCGCGGCGTCAACAAGCTTGCCGACACCGTCAAGGTGACCATCGGCCCCAAGGGCCGCAACGTCGTCATCGACAAGAAGTTCGGCGCGCCGACGATCACCAACGACGGTGTCACCATCGCCCGTGAGGTCGAGGTCGACGACCCGTACGAGAACCTGGGCGCCCAGCTCGTCAAGGAGGTGGCGACCAAGACCAACGACATCGCGGGTGACGGCACCACCACCGCCACCGTGCTGGCCCAGGCGCTGGTCCGCGAGGGTCTGCGCAACGTCGCCGCCGGCGCCTCCCCGGCCGCCCTGAAGAAGGGCATCGACGCCGCCGTCAAGGCCGTGTCCGAGGAGCTCCTCGCGACCGCCCGTCCGATCGACGACAAGTCCGACATCGCCGCCGTGGCCGGCCTGTCCGCGCAGGACAAGCAGGTCGGCGAGCTGATCGCCGAGGCGATGGACAAGGTCGGCAAGGACGGTGTCATCACCGTCGAGGAGTCCAACACCTTCGGTCTGGAGCTGGACTTCACCGAGGGCATGGCCTTCGACAAGGGCTACCTCTCGCCGTACATGGTCACCGACCAGGAGCGTATGGAGGCCGTCCTTGAGGACCCGTACATCCTGATCCACCAGGGCAAGATCTCCTCGATCCAGGACCTGCTGCCGCTGCTGGAGAAGGTCATCCAGGCCGGTGCCTCCAAGCCGCTGCTGATCATCGCCGAGGACGTCGAGGGCGAGGCCCTGTCGACCCTGGTCGTCAACAAGATCCGTGGCACCTTCAACGCCGTGGCCGTCAAGGCCCCCGGCTTCGGTGACCGCCGCAAGGCGATGCTCGGCGACATGGCCACCCTCACCGGTGCCACCGTCATCGCCGAGGAGGTCGGCCTCAAGCTCGACCAGGCCGGTCTGGACGTGCTCGGCACCGCCCGCCGGGTGACCGTCACCAAGGACGACACCACCATCGTCGACGGTGGCGGCAAGTCCGAGGACGTCACCGGTCGCGTGGCCCAGATCAAGGCCGAGATCGAGTCCACCGACTCGGACTGGGACCGCGAGAAGCTCCAGGAGCGCCTCGCCAAGCTCGCCGGTGGCGTCTGCGTCATCCGCGTGGGTGCGGCCACCGAGGTCGAGCTCAAGGAGAAGAAGCACCGTCTGGAGGACGCCATCTCCGCGACCCGCGCCGCGGTCGAGGAGGGCATCGTCTCCGGTGGTGGCTCCGCGCTGGTGCACGCCGGCAAGGTGCTGGAGGGCTCCCTCGGCAAGGAGGGCGACGAGGCCACCGGTGTCGCCGTCGTCCGCCGCGCCGTCGTCGAGCCGCTGCGCTGGATCGCGGAGAACGCGGGCCTGGAGGGCTACGTCATCACCGCCAAGGTCGCCGAGCAGGACAAGGGCAACGGCTTCAACGCCGCCACCGGCGAGTACGGCGACCTGGTCAAGGCCGGCGTCATCGACCCGGTCAAGGTCACCCGCTCCGCCCTGGAGAACGCCGCGTCGATCGCCTCGCTGCTGCTGACGACCGAGACCCTGGTCGTCGAGAAGCCCGCGGAGGAGGAGCCGGAGGCCGGTCACGGTCACGGCCACGCGCACTGA
- a CDS encoding hydroxyacid dehydrogenase, protein MHPTSDSPPGPVELPPVRPGLLLSMGPGVAGRLLGARHHTRLAALARTDPRLVAHDLTAPAPEVAAALAGAEVLLTCWGAPPLTARVLAAAPRLRAVVHAAGSVKHHLTDACWDRGIAVSSAAAANALPVAEYTLAAILFANKRVLHSAHRYRTLRAPHDWTAELAGAGNYRRTVGVLGASRIGRRVIELLRPFDLRVLLYDPYVDAAEATRLGVVQVPLDALCADSDIVTVHAPQLPATRHLLGARQLALMPDGATLINTARGSLVDPAALLPELVTGRLHAVLDVTEPELPPPGSPLYDLPNVLLTPHVAGSLGTELHRLADHALDELERYGRGEPFHTPVRPEDLRHSA, encoded by the coding sequence GCTCCTCGGCGCCCGCCACCACACCCGGCTCGCGGCCCTGGCCCGGACCGACCCCCGGCTCGTCGCCCACGACCTGACCGCCCCCGCCCCCGAGGTCGCCGCCGCCCTCGCCGGGGCCGAGGTGCTGCTCACCTGCTGGGGCGCACCGCCCCTCACCGCCCGGGTGCTGGCCGCGGCCCCCCGGCTCCGGGCCGTCGTCCATGCCGCCGGTTCGGTCAAGCACCACCTCACCGACGCCTGCTGGGACCGCGGTATCGCCGTCAGCTCGGCCGCCGCCGCCAACGCCCTCCCGGTCGCCGAGTACACCCTCGCCGCGATCCTCTTCGCCAACAAGCGCGTGCTGCACTCCGCCCACCGCTACCGCACCCTGCGCGCGCCCCACGACTGGACGGCCGAACTCGCCGGGGCCGGCAACTACCGCCGCACCGTCGGCGTCCTCGGCGCCTCCCGCATCGGCCGCCGCGTCATCGAGCTGCTGCGCCCGTTCGACCTGCGCGTCCTGCTGTACGACCCGTACGTGGACGCCGCCGAGGCCACCCGGCTCGGCGTGGTGCAGGTCCCGCTGGACGCCCTCTGCGCCGACAGCGACATCGTCACCGTGCACGCCCCGCAGCTGCCCGCCACCCGCCATCTGCTCGGCGCCCGCCAACTGGCCCTGATGCCCGACGGCGCGACCCTGATCAACACCGCCCGCGGTTCGCTGGTCGACCCGGCGGCCCTGCTGCCCGAGCTGGTCACCGGCCGGCTGCACGCCGTCCTCGATGTCACCGAGCCCGAACTCCCGCCGCCCGGCTCGCCGTTGTACGACCTGCCGAACGTGCTGCTCACCCCGCATGTGGCGGGATCGCTGGGCACCGAACTCCACCGCCTGGCCGACCACGCCCTCGACGAACTCGAACGCTACGGCCGGGGCGAGCCGTTCCACACCCCCGTACGGCCGGAGGATCTGCGCCACTCGGCGTGA